One window of Streptomyces sp. SUK 48 genomic DNA carries:
- a CDS encoding 2-dehydropantoate 2-reductase, with protein MDTAPDTAPATPWTIAVLGPGGVGGLLAALLSRAGHRVICLAGEDTARTLARDGIRVSSGQHGDFTARVEADTELREPVDLCLVTVKHTVLDAALDRVPPQFAGGFVLPLLNGVEHVAALRARYGAGQVVPAVIRVESTRTAAGVVRHGSPFTEIDVAGADEARLAPLAAVLNAAGVKTRTVADENAALWAKLAFLAPFALLTTHYGLSIGGVRDEHPKELAALVEETTAVSRACGGPGDAAQVLARYDAFPAQSKSSMLRDAEAGRALELDAIGGAVLRAAERHGIDVPLATRLVAELADGTPAAPSA; from the coding sequence CGGAGGCGTCGGCGGCCTCCTCGCGGCCCTGCTCTCCCGTGCCGGACACCGTGTGATCTGCCTGGCGGGCGAGGACACCGCGCGCACGCTGGCCCGGGACGGCATCCGGGTGTCCAGCGGGCAGCACGGTGATTTCACCGCCCGGGTGGAGGCGGACACCGAACTGCGTGAGCCCGTCGATCTGTGCCTGGTCACCGTCAAGCACACCGTGCTCGACGCGGCGCTCGACCGGGTGCCGCCGCAGTTCGCCGGGGGCTTCGTGCTGCCGCTGCTCAACGGCGTCGAGCACGTCGCCGCGCTGCGTGCGCGCTACGGCGCCGGACAGGTCGTACCGGCCGTGATCCGGGTCGAGTCCACCCGCACCGCCGCGGGCGTCGTCCGGCACGGCAGCCCCTTCACCGAGATCGACGTGGCCGGCGCGGACGAGGCCCGGCTCGCGCCTTTGGCCGCCGTGCTGAACGCCGCCGGGGTGAAGACCCGCACGGTCGCGGACGAGAACGCCGCCCTCTGGGCCAAGCTGGCCTTCCTCGCGCCCTTCGCCCTGCTCACGACGCATTACGGCCTGTCGATCGGCGGCGTCCGGGACGAGCACCCCAAGGAACTGGCGGCCCTGGTCGAGGAGACCACCGCGGTGAGCCGGGCCTGCGGGGGACCGGGCGACGCCGCCCAGGTGCTCGCGCGCTACGACGCCTTCCCGGCGCAGAGCAAGTCGTCCATGCTGCGGGACGCGGAGGCCGGCCGGGCGCTGGAGCTGGACGCGATCGGCGGCGCCGTCCTGCGGGCGGCCGAGCGGCACGGCATCGATGTGCCGCTCGCCACCCGCCTGGTCGCGGAACTGGCCGACGGAACCCCGGCGGCCCCCTCCGCCTGA